The Rhodoligotrophos appendicifer genome has a window encoding:
- a CDS encoding Dps family protein translates to MRNDETLSAEEKKTLAHGLSRVLADSFKLYQKTHGFHWNIEAANFHDLHLMLEEQYRDIWDAVDVIAERIRALGHYAPSTATDFSQLSEIEEERGVPEAKAMLKQLVADNETVVRTMRDIRPKVEEAGDTATGSMLDDRLQVHDKYIWMLKATLKDGGKGTKSVLETLT, encoded by the coding sequence ATGCGCAATGACGAGACTTTGTCGGCCGAAGAGAAGAAGACGCTGGCCCATGGCCTGTCCCGGGTTCTGGCGGACAGCTTCAAGCTCTATCAGAAGACCCACGGGTTCCATTGGAACATCGAGGCGGCGAATTTTCACGACCTGCACCTGATGCTGGAGGAACAATATCGCGACATCTGGGATGCGGTGGACGTGATCGCCGAGCGGATCCGCGCATTGGGCCATTATGCGCCGTCGACGGCGACCGATTTCAGCCAGCTGTCGGAGATCGAGGAGGAGCGCGGCGTGCCCGAGGCCAAGGCGATGCTGAAGCAGCTGGTGGCCGACAATGAGACGGTGGTGCGGACCATGCGCGACATCCGGCCGAAAGTGGAAGAGGCCGGCGACACCGCCACCGGCAGCATGCTGGACGACCGGCTGCAGGTGCATGACAAATATATCTGGATGCTGAAGGCGACGCTGAAAGACGGCGGCAAGGGCACGAAGTCGGTGCTGGAGACGCTGACCTAG
- a CDS encoding SDR family oxidoreductase has protein sequence MSERTVLVTGATSGIGEACALALLEAGARIVATGRRIERLAPLSARFGEALHLIAADLSEPGAAARLMAQLPPDWAIDTLVYAAGHDAGGKTSYHEADEGDLAAKLSVNLTSLADLAQILLPAWLARDAGDLVAIGSIVSREAVAGLADYGMTKHALHGLMAGLRLDYAATGLRFIEIIPGVVRTEFALSRWQGDVARAEEFYARFKQYLLPEDVAASVLWALRQPAHVALDEIILRPTRR, from the coding sequence ATGTCTGAACGCACTGTTCTCGTCACCGGCGCCACCAGCGGCATCGGTGAGGCTTGCGCATTAGCCTTGCTCGAAGCCGGCGCACGCATCGTCGCCACCGGGCGCCGCATCGAACGGCTTGCGCCTCTCAGCGCCCGCTTCGGCGAGGCCCTTCATCTCATCGCTGCCGATCTGTCTGAGCCCGGGGCGGCTGCGCGCCTCATGGCCCAGCTGCCTCCCGACTGGGCCATCGACACCCTCGTCTATGCGGCCGGCCACGACGCCGGCGGCAAGACATCCTATCATGAGGCTGACGAGGGAGACCTCGCCGCCAAACTCTCGGTGAACCTGACGAGCCTTGCCGATCTCGCGCAGATCCTGCTTCCGGCCTGGCTCGCCCGTGACGCCGGTGATCTCGTCGCCATCGGATCCATCGTCAGCCGCGAGGCGGTGGCGGGCTTGGCCGATTATGGCATGACCAAGCATGCCCTCCACGGCCTCATGGCGGGTCTGCGCCTCGACTATGCCGCCACCGGCCTGCGCTTCATCGAGATCATTCCCGGCGTTGTGCGCACCGAATTCGCCCTGAGCCGCTGGCAGGGCGATGTGGCCCGCGCCGAGGAATTCTACGCCCGCTTCAAGCAATATCTGTTGCCGGAGGACGTGGCGGCGAGCGTCCTTTGGGCCTTGCGCCAACCCGCCCATGTGGCCCTCGATGAAATCATCCTGCGCCCGACCCGGAGATGA
- the aroC gene encoding chorismate synthase, protein MSHNSFGHIFRMTTFGESHGPALGCVIDGCPPGLSLTEADIQRDLDRRKPGQSRFTTQRREDDRVRILSGTFEDDRSDGPRTTGTPIALMIENTDQRSKDYADIRDKFRPGHADYTYLKKYGIRDYRGGGRSSARETAARVAAGAVARKVVPGITIRGALVQIGPHRIDRARWDWDEVARNPFFCPDAETARLWEAHLDQVRKAGSSAGAVIEVIASGAPPGLGAPLYAKLDQDLASAMMSINAVKAVEIGEGFEAASLTGETNADEMRMVDGAVDFASNHAGGILGGISTGQDIIVRFAVKPTSSILSPRHTVTAAGEDTEIVTKGRHDPCVGIRAVPVGEAMMALVLADHFLLNRAQNG, encoded by the coding sequence ATGTCGCATAACAGCTTCGGCCACATCTTCCGCATGACCACCTTCGGCGAGAGCCACGGGCCGGCCCTGGGCTGCGTGATCGACGGCTGCCCGCCGGGCCTGTCCCTCACCGAGGCCGATATCCAGCGCGACCTCGATCGCCGCAAGCCGGGACAGTCGCGCTTCACGACCCAGCGCCGCGAGGACGACCGCGTCCGCATCCTCTCCGGCACCTTCGAGGATGACCGCAGCGACGGCCCCCGCACCACCGGCACGCCCATCGCCTTGATGATCGAGAACACCGACCAGCGCTCCAAGGATTACGCCGACATCCGCGACAAGTTCCGCCCCGGCCATGCCGACTACACCTATCTGAAGAAATACGGCATCCGCGACTATCGCGGCGGCGGCCGCTCTTCCGCTCGCGAGACCGCCGCCCGGGTCGCTGCCGGCGCCGTCGCCCGCAAGGTCGTGCCTGGGATCACGATCCGCGGCGCCCTGGTCCAGATCGGCCCGCACCGGATCGACCGCGCCCGTTGGGACTGGGACGAGGTCGCCCGCAACCCCTTCTTCTGCCCCGATGCCGAGACCGCCCGCCTGTGGGAGGCCCATCTCGACCAGGTCCGCAAGGCCGGCTCCTCCGCCGGCGCCGTCATCGAGGTGATCGCCTCAGGCGCACCGCCCGGCCTCGGCGCACCCCTTTATGCCAAGCTCGACCAGGATCTCGCCTCCGCCATGATGAGCATCAATGCGGTGAAGGCGGTCGAGATCGGCGAGGGCTTCGAGGCGGCCAGCCTCACCGGCGAGACCAATGCCGACGAGATGCGCATGGTCGACGGCGCCGTCGATTTCGCCTCCAACCATGCCGGCGGCATCCTGGGCGGCATCTCCACCGGCCAGGACATCATCGTCCGCTTCGCCGTGAAGCCCACCTCCTCCATCCTCAGCCCCCGCCATACGGTGACGGCTGCGGGCGAGGACACCGAGATCGTCACCAAAGGCCGTCACGACCCCTGCGTCGGCATCCGCGCGGTCCCCGTCGGCGAAGCCATGATGGCCCTGGTCCTCGCCGACCATTTTCTCCTGAACCGCGCCCAGAACGGCTGA
- a CDS encoding TlyA family RNA methyltransferase — protein sequence MARQRLDLRLVAAGLVSSRARAQAAVSGGLVRVDGAVATKAAMLVRGDALLSVEAAPELAYVSRAALKLLHGLDHFEIEVADTVALDLGASTGGFTQVLLARGAARVFAVDVGHGQLDAAIAADPRVTAIEGLNARDVDAATVPVAPQLVVCDVSFISLKLALPASLALAAPRAELLALIKPQFEVGRQGLGKGGIVRDPALQEQACTDIATFLEAEMGWAVQGVTPSPITGGDGNQEYLIAARGPR from the coding sequence ATGGCGCGACAGAGGCTCGACCTCAGGCTGGTGGCGGCGGGGCTGGTGTCCAGCCGGGCGCGGGCTCAGGCGGCGGTTTCGGGCGGGCTGGTGCGGGTCGATGGCGCGGTCGCAACGAAGGCCGCGATGCTGGTGAGGGGGGATGCCCTTCTCAGCGTGGAGGCGGCACCGGAGCTTGCCTATGTCTCGCGCGCCGCCCTCAAGCTTCTCCACGGTCTCGACCATTTCGAGATCGAGGTCGCGGACACGGTGGCGCTGGATCTCGGGGCCTCGACCGGCGGCTTCACCCAGGTGCTGCTGGCGAGGGGTGCTGCCCGGGTGTTCGCTGTGGATGTGGGCCATGGCCAGCTCGATGCCGCGATCGCCGCGGATCCTCGCGTGACGGCGATCGAAGGGCTGAATGCGCGCGATGTGGATGCCGCCACGGTTCCCGTGGCCCCGCAGCTCGTCGTCTGCGATGTGAGCTTCATCAGCCTCAAGCTGGCGCTGCCGGCGAGCCTCGCCCTGGCGGCGCCGCGGGCGGAGCTGTTGGCGCTCATCAAGCCGCAATTCGAGGTCGGCCGCCAGGGCCTGGGCAAGGGCGGCATCGTGCGCGATCCCGCCCTGCAGGAGCAAGCCTGCACCGACATCGCGACCTTTCTGGAGGCGGAGATGGGGTGGGCGGTGCAAGGGGTGACGCCGTCGCCGATCACCGGGGGCGACGGTAACCAAGAATATCTGATCGCGGCACGGGGGCCGAGATAG
- a CDS encoding SDR family oxidoreductase has product MPRHALIAGALGIVGTTLVDHLVSLGDWTVTGLSRKAPPASPGWRHLALDLADARACREAAVHLGTVTHLFYCARYSNPDAPAEAAMNRAMLAHILEPLAASPSLEHVSLVHGTKWYGSHLGPYRTPARESDPRHAGPNFYYDQLDDVERLQRGRDWTWSTVRPHIVCAPTTGYPFNLVTLLGAYGALCAARGQPLDFPGTEACYHSISQATDARLLARAMVWAATDPVCANQSYNIINGDYFRWSNLWPRLAEFFAVPLGQVRNAPLAAIMSGADAEWQALITARNLAPHPLASLANWTFGDFLFRADWDDLSSIVKSRQHGFPDAIDTEQSILDALATLRRHTVIP; this is encoded by the coding sequence ATGCCCCGCCACGCTTTGATCGCCGGTGCCCTCGGCATTGTCGGCACCACTTTGGTCGATCATCTCGTCAGCCTCGGCGACTGGACGGTCACCGGCCTGTCGCGCAAGGCCCCGCCGGCAAGTCCCGGCTGGCGTCATCTCGCCCTCGACCTCGCCGACGCCCGCGCCTGTCGTGAAGCGGCCGTGCATCTCGGCACCGTCACCCATCTCTTCTACTGCGCCCGCTACAGCAATCCCGACGCGCCCGCCGAAGCCGCCATGAATCGCGCCATGCTGGCCCATATCCTGGAGCCGCTGGCCGCCTCGCCCTCCCTGGAGCATGTGAGCCTCGTCCATGGCACGAAATGGTATGGCAGCCATCTCGGCCCCTACCGCACGCCGGCCCGGGAAAGCGATCCGCGCCATGCCGGTCCCAACTTCTATTACGACCAGCTCGACGACGTGGAGCGCTTGCAGCGGGGCCGCGACTGGACCTGGTCGACGGTGCGCCCCCACATCGTCTGCGCCCCCACGACGGGCTACCCCTTCAACCTCGTCACCCTTCTCGGCGCCTATGGCGCCCTCTGCGCCGCCCGGGGCCAGCCCTTGGATTTCCCCGGCACCGAAGCCTGCTATCACTCGATCAGCCAGGCGACCGACGCCCGCCTCCTGGCCCGCGCCATGGTCTGGGCCGCGACCGATCCCGTCTGCGCCAACCAATCCTACAACATCATCAATGGCGACTATTTCCGCTGGTCCAATCTCTGGCCGCGTCTGGCGGAGTTCTTCGCCGTGCCCTTAGGCCAGGTCCGCAATGCCCCCCTGGCCGCGATCATGTCCGGCGCCGACGCCGAATGGCAGGCCCTGATCACCGCCCGCAACCTCGCTCCGCACCCCCTCGCCAGCCTCGCCAACTGGACCTTCGGCGACTTCCTCTTCCGCGCCGACTGGGACGATCTCTCCTCCATCGTGAAGTCCCGGCAGCATGGTTTTCCCGACGCCATCGACACCGAGCAGTCGATCCTCGACGCCCTCGCGACCCTGCGCCGGCACACCGTGATCCCCTGA
- a CDS encoding exodeoxyribonuclease VII small subunit, with product MTDKQDVAGLSFETALKELEGIVDRLEAGKVDLEESITIYARGEALKAHCEALLKSAEARIEKITLKPDGTVAGTVPLDVE from the coding sequence ATGACGGACAAGCAGGACGTGGCAGGCCTGAGCTTCGAGACGGCGTTGAAGGAACTCGAAGGCATCGTCGACCGGCTCGAGGCGGGCAAGGTCGATCTCGAGGAATCGATCACCATCTATGCCCGCGGCGAGGCCCTGAAAGCCCATTGCGAGGCCTTGCTGAAATCGGCGGAAGCCCGGATCGAGAAGATCACCCTGAAGCCGGACGGAACGGTAGCGGGAACGGTGCCGCTGGACGTGGAGTAG
- a CDS encoding histone deacetylase family protein — MNTLLLTHPDCLEHETPKGHPERVDRLRAINQILAAPHFQRLDRLEAPRGLRESVLLAHEESYVSRIEEAVPSEGMEAVDPDTWLSPRSLDAALRGVGAATRAVDAVFNGEAVNAFCATRPPGHHAESDKAMGFCFFNNAAIAALHARENHNAQRVAVVDFDVHHGNGTQEIFWSDRDLFYGSTHQMPLFPGTGEMSETGVGNIVNAPLRAGDGSDRFREAMMSTILPALDAFEPDLIVVSAGFDAHRDDPLGSLQLSEEDFIWITLRLLELADQHCEGRLVSVLEGGYDLRALASSVGCHVQTLMRAAEIS; from the coding sequence ATGAACACTCTTCTTCTCACGCATCCGGATTGTCTCGAGCATGAGACGCCGAAGGGGCATCCGGAACGGGTCGATCGGCTGCGCGCCATCAACCAGATCCTGGCCGCGCCGCATTTCCAGAGGCTCGACCGGCTCGAGGCCCCGCGCGGCCTGCGGGAATCGGTGCTGCTGGCCCATGAGGAATCCTATGTCTCGCGCATCGAGGAGGCGGTCCCGTCGGAGGGGATGGAGGCGGTCGACCCCGACACCTGGCTGTCGCCCCGATCTCTGGATGCGGCCTTGCGCGGGGTGGGGGCCGCGACCCGGGCGGTCGATGCCGTGTTCAATGGGGAGGCCGTGAACGCCTTCTGCGCCACGCGACCGCCGGGACACCATGCCGAAAGCGACAAGGCCATGGGCTTCTGTTTCTTCAACAATGCGGCGATCGCCGCCCTGCATGCGCGCGAGAACCACAATGCGCAGCGGGTGGCGGTCGTCGATTTCGACGTGCATCACGGCAATGGCACGCAGGAGATCTTCTGGTCTGACCGGGACCTGTTCTACGGCTCGACCCACCAGATGCCGCTGTTCCCGGGCACCGGCGAGATGTCGGAAACGGGGGTGGGCAACATCGTGAACGCGCCATTGCGGGCGGGCGACGGGTCGGACCGGTTCCGCGAGGCGATGATGTCGACCATCCTGCCGGCGCTGGATGCCTTCGAGCCCGATTTGATCGTGGTCTCCGCCGGCTTCGATGCCCATCGCGACGATCCTCTGGGCAGCCTGCAGCTGAGCGAAGAGGACTTCATCTGGATCACGCTCCGGCTCCTGGAACTCGCCGACCAGCATTGCGAAGGGCGGCTGGTGTCGGTCCTGGAAGGCGGCTACGACCTGCGCGCATTGGCGAGCTCGGTCGGATGCCACGTACAGACCCTGATGCGGGCGGCGGAGATCTCATGA